ATCTGGCGGACGAGGCGGCCTCTGTGAGGACTCGGCGCGCCTTTGTGCGCAGAGTCGCTAAAGTACACCCTCTATAGCACACACGAGATACTCCGCCGAGCTTCACAAGGTGCAAAGGTAGTTCATTTTTCTCCACACTCACGCGAAGCTCACGAGTGGGAGCAAGTGGCGAAGACTGCCGATCCCCTTAGTGATGCGGTGCCAACGGCATCAACTGGTGCGTCTATCCGTGTCCTGCACCtcctttgttctctctctctgtcgtaCCCATGTTCTTTCACTGTGCAAAGCGGGGATCGCGGTGCCAAGATGCCGTGCATCCTGTACATGCGTCCTTGCAAGTCCtttcttgtctctcttctcctctacGACTCTCACTTCCCTCATGTTCTTCTTCTGTCTACCCTGCTCAACGCTTCCTCTCTACATGGGTGTACACACGCGTGTGGCTGTATACTGCAGGGCTCATCCACGCGTGTCACGTGACGATCCTCTCCAGCACATTCTAAAACGCCTCCGTTGTTTGTCTCACCACTCTAGCTCTCTGGGGAGCGAAACCACCTCGGCGCCGGGAACTACTCGTCAAAACGCATTCGGCGCATCGGCTTACCACGTAACACGCGCCGACAGGTacgctgccctccccccctcagcGGGGGTCGTCGATCATATACGTGGGTTTTGGGCACTCAGCAGCGGGTCTTCTTTTACTATGCACCACATCCGCGGCCTGGTGCGACATGCGGGACGCAATGTCCTGCGTGCACTCGAGACTCAACAAACTACACCATTTCCCCAAGCATGCCTGTGTCGTGTGGAGCTGGTGGACGTGCATGGCGAGCGCCGGACCGTGACGCTGCTTCACCCTGGCACGTTGTTGAAGATGTTGAAGGGGATGACGCCCGCAGAGGCTCTTGGAGCACTCGAGCGTGTAGCACAGCAACTCAATGCACCCCCGCAAGTGACTTCTACCGGCGCAACACCCTCAACCGAAAGCAACGCGGGGTCGTCGAGTTGGGCACTTGACGCGGAGGCTGCCATACCTCAGTTATATGTAAAGGATGAAGTGCACGTCACCTGCACCGAGGTGCAGAGGCGGCACAGCCGCTTTATTGCCAAGATGCGCGGCCGCTTCTTGTCCTCTGACCCTGCCGCCGTCGAGGCCGCCTTGCAAGGGTGGCTAAAGAAGTCGCCAAAGGACTTGGGCGCCGTGGAGGCGGCAGAATACAGCGGAATGGTAGAGTCGCTGGCTATGACTGACCCAACCGCTGCCATCGCGCTTGCCATcaacccctctctcccaagtctctctgcagctgccagTGCGGCTCTGGCGGAGCTGGTTCAACTGAACACTCCGGCCGCCGTACACGCCTTTCTGGAGTCCTTCGCGGGCAAAGATGAATCGGCTTCGTTGGCGTCAGACTCGTGTGCGACCCAACTAGCCTTGCGTCTGCGCCGCGAGATCGACAAAGCACGGTCCAAGGAAAGTCGGCTGGCGATGTCGGTTCCTAGCAGGGTGTCGCAACGCCCCGCCCATGGAATGGACGACTTATTAAGCGAAGCTACCCACTTCTCGATCGACCCGGGTGTCGTTTTCCCAATGGAGCCTGCCTCGATACAAGCCTGGGCGAACCAGTTTTTCTGTTTCGACATGCGGCCCGTGAACCGTGCCGCGGCTGTGCTCGAACAGGTACGCCAGCGACGTCTGCAGCCGCGACGTGTTGCTATGGACTCATTGAGTGTGTGGACGCTGACGGATCTTGAGCGCCCATGGCTAAAGTTTGCGCTCGAGTCATCTGCTCAGGGGCTGAGTGCGACGGACGACACCTACGGAAGCGCAGCCTATCATCTTGCCCTGAAAGATGCGAAGCGGAACTTGGTGGACAACCGCCTGTTGCACACCTATGCCAGCGCCCTTGCACGTGGCGACATCTCTCCATTAGATGACTCTTTCGCCGCGTACTTAGAGGAATGTGGCGAGTGCCACGGCACCGTCATCTCTGAGCGCCCCTCCGTCATTCGCTTCACCTTGAGACGTGTGCCAGATGGTGTTCCACTGCTGCGTGCACTACACGATCTTGCACCGAAGTGTTCCTACTGGCGTACCCTTCTCGACCACCTTGCCGACACGTGCGTGCAGGCCTCGACGGCACCGATGGGTGAGGTCAAGGTAGAGGTACAACTGCCGCGCGTCCACGAGtgcgtcgcagcagccgcagcgggtGAGATGAAGTTGCCGACCATACCAGTTCTTTACGAGGATGACGATGTTCTTGTTATTGACAAACCTGCCGGACTGGCAACATCGCGCCATGGACTGAGTTGCACGCAGCTCGGGACCCAAACGACTGACCTCATTTCCGTGCTACTCGCCACAGACCGCGCCGGCGCACTTGCCAGGGGTGTCTTTCGTCAAGGGCAGGTGCACCGTCTCGACGTGGAGACGAGTGGGTGTCTGCTCATCGCCAAGTCTAACGTGGCAGCGGACTCACTGCGTCACCAAATCGGTACGAGCGCAGCCTTCTCCCACCACACCAAAATATACCACGCTCTGTGTGTTGTGCTGGAGCCGTCGCTACGCAATGTTCGACTGCATGGTGATATCATCGACGCTGCGGACCCAAAGATCAAAACTCGATACCGCGTGATTCGTTTTTTTCCAAAGCACAGGGTTGTGTGGGTGGAGTGTCGCATCCAGCAAGGCAAGAAGCACCAGATCCGCCGCCACCTGGCAAGTCGTGGCTTTCCTATCCTTGCCGACATGGATCATGGTGGCGCGGTGTGCTGTCAGTCGATCATGAGTCGGACCGCTCTGCACGCGCATAGCCTCTCCTTCATCCATCCCATCACAGGAGACCCCATCATTGCCACGGCACCTCTTCCCGAGGATTTTCGATGCTgcctcgagctgctgcacggcacAGATGCACATATTagcgtggggggggaggcagcgtgaaaggaagggagggtAACCAAGAAGGTATTTGTGGCAGCCCAGCATGTCAGTCTCACACGACAGTGTGTCTTCGTCTTCACAGTACGACTTGTAAACAGGCAGGCAATGCTGACTGACGCACTGAAGTGCGAAAGCAGAGAcacaggaaagagggggacgGGGGTTGTCAGGTAGGCGCGCACTTGAGCATGACGCCCCTCCTGGTGCCCATACTCTCTTGTCTTCTCGTCTTTTTGTTTCCCGACGCCttgtcgctggtgctgcgtcacTGTCGGTCAGACTTTCCACCTTTCGGCGCTCGCTTCGTCCTCTCATATGTGTTAGCtactacacacacacactctcgctctctctctgtttctcttcctAGTTCTCTTCTCGACACCGCTATTTGGTCGCACCTTTGCTTCTTGTGTGTTCGCGTGCAGAAGCGTCGcgttcgctgccgctccatctctgcagcagcagcagaccccccccccccaaaaggAAAGAAATCCACCGCGTTGCCTCATTCATTTTTGCTTNNNNNNNNNNNNNNNNNNNNNNNNNNNNNNNNNNNNNNNNNNNNNNNNNNNNNNNNNNNNNNNNNNNNNNNNNNNNNNNNNNNNNNNNNNNNNNNNNNNNNNNNNNNNNNNNNNNNNNNNNNNNNNNNNNNNNNNNNNNNNNNNNNNNNNNNNNNNNNNNNNNNNNNNNNNNNNNNNNNNNNNNNNNNNNNNNNNNNNNNNNNNNNNNNNNNNNNNNNNNNNNNNNNNNNNNNNNNNNNNNNNNNNNNNNNNNNNNNATTTTTGCTTTGGATTTGTTGTGCACTAAGAGGTGcacgcttcttctcccccatAGCGTGCTCAACACACTCGAGCATTAGTGGCAAACTGCACCCACCCCAGCCAACGCTTTGCGTGTTCTCCTGAATCGTACCTCTTCCACCCCGTTTACtttgtgtgtacgtgtggcAGGGTGTGGGGGACTGCTCTCTACGAATGATGTGGCTACCTTAACGTGGCTTCTCGATCCAACCTCTGCTGACTGCGTGCACTTGAGATGTGATTGGCGCACCCGCAATCACACAAACTTCATAAGACTGGAGGCTGAGTGACCGTCTTGCGTagtctttctctcttcttcggtGTCACTGACATGTCGGCGCTAGCGCAGCTCGAGAAGCAGCTGAATATCCTCGACGCGTTGAATCGAGCCAGCGCAAAGGCTATCGACTCGTTCGCCGACACCTCGAGTGCCATCTCAGTTCGCGCAAATGAGATCATACGCGACGTTAAGCCATGGGATGTGGCGCAGGAGAACATCACCCTCACCATCGAGGAAATGTCGAAAGCGGCGCGTTGTTATCATCCTCCACCCGCCCTACCAGCGGTGCTGAGCGGAAAGGAGTCGAGCTTGGAAGCCATCACACGATGCATCGACTACCTTGTCTACGCGGATGATTACCTAGCGAGCCACCCACCGAACCACTACGGGGCAGAGATCGAGGCCAGGACAGAGATCCAGTTGCAGCAGATTGTGCGCATCAGCGAAAATTTTGTGAAGACGGCCTTCATCAACGCACTGCAACGGAGCAAGGTGTCGCAGCCCAGCGCCGGGGTAGGAGGGCCGACAAGCCAGACAGGAGTTCGCTTCAGCGGTGTCCCACAGCTGAGCAGCACCCTGAAGCCGACGGCAAACCGACTGATCCGCAATGAGGCAGCGCTACAGGGCGTCGATCAGAttgtgcagcgcctcggcgagAACTTCAATCGAACGGATTGCATTCGAAAAGACGTGCGGAGACTATTTGAGGAAAAGCTGGTAGCGGCAATACAGGCGCAATTTGATGGCACGTACCGCGACGAGGAAACGGGAAAGAGCGCACTAACATCGCGCTCCTCTGTGCTTCCAGTGCTGAGACACTACCAGCACGGAGACCATGGACTGCTGCGCATCAGTGAGTCGGCACGGGATCTGGTGACggacgcgtgtgcgtgcctgcagcAGTATGTACTCGAGCCGCTGGAAGACGACTATTCCGTGGCGGACATCCCGAGCGAGTTGGCCACCGTTGTCTTCGAGGTAATTTATCGGCGTGCCATCAGGGTTATCCAGGTCGATACCTCCTTCTTTAGCAACCCGACGAAGCTATTCGTCGACTCGCGCGGCCAAGGAGCCGGCCTCTTCCCGACACCCCGCTACTTCCGGGACTACATCTTCATTGGGCTCGACCTCATGGAGGAGTTTTGGAAGTGGAAGACCTTGTCGAAATCGATCCCTGGCGAGAACAGGGACTTCGTTGACCACGTCGATGACTCAGTGGACAACTTCATCTACCGAATCCGTGAGCTGCTGGATGGGTACGTCAACGCGAAAGGGGgactggagaaggaggcgctgAAAGAGTACGCGCGATCCATGCGCCGCACGGAGTGGTTTCCCTCCGTCGACTGCACGGTGCACGAGTCGGCGACGAACGTCCTTTACTTCCACAAGGCGCTACTCACCTCCTTCTACGGCTCACTGCGCATTGTGTTGTATGGCAGCATCATTGCTGCCAACGCCGATTACGAGTCGCGccaggaggtggaggatTACCTCACTCGCGGTGTGATTGGTGCGGTGGACGACCTGCGGACATTggcagaagcggcggcagagctTCAGCAGGAAATGCTAGCCAAGCGCAATCACCGTACAAAGCCcgactccctctctctcctcagcagcgacgtgcgaTTTTCCGTGGACATCTTCATGATCAACAACTTGTGCTTCTTGGAGGAAAACTATCGTCGCGAGGCGTGCTTCACGACACGACTCGCAGAAGCGGTGCCACCAGCAATCTCCTTGCGTGTAGGAGCCATTGAACGCAAAGACGCCGCGGAACCACCCCCGCCTGATCTGCCGCTTTCCCAGCTCTTCAACATACTCAACTCGGAGCGGCTGCAACACGTGAACGCTTTCGGTGCGAGCTGGCATGAGTGTTTTCCCGCCTTTTCAGTCCACTCCGAGCTGATGTCTATCGAGCCGCGATCAACGAAGGAGCTTCGCAAGTCGCAGCGTATGGCAGTAAAACAATGGTGTCGACGTGTGACCGGCGCTCTTTTGAAGAAGATTCACTACTGCAATGTGGAGGTTGTGATGGATATCAAGTCCCGTACCAAGCTCATTGACGTTTCCATCGCCGCGGTGCGGGACTGCTTCGATCGCATGGAGGCGGTGTTGAATGGCCGCACCTGGTCCACACAACCGCAGAAGTGGATGCCTTTTACACTCACCGAGTGGGAAGAGCAAATCCGGCAGTCATTTTgacttttccccttcttttttttttttaggggtgggtgggagaggtGATTCGCTGCTGTAGCTGCCTTGCTGacaggcacacatacacacgcacacatcagCACCACTCCTACCGTTGTATGGGCGAGGCTGTGGCGCGCACCAATTTCGCTGTGACTGTGACGAGGCCTCTTTCTGTTGTACTTGACCGCTGTAGAGTCTACTCGGTGTTGAATAGGGACGATTTTTTCTCGTGCCTTCGCACGCCTCGATCACTGCATTTTTTTGTGCTGTGTCGAGAGAATGGCTTGCGTGGGTTCCTTGTTGGCGCGGCTTGGCTTTGTTGTGCTGCTCGTCGATTTCGCTCCTTggcacctcttcctctttccggTAGGGAACCTCGTGATGACACGAATTGCATGAAATAGAAGCACCCGCTGCGGGGCTTGATTGTCTACACTActaggggaggaggggttgaCCTCCGATAGGATCTAATGTCCAGGTAGACGGCAAGTAGGCAGAGAGCCTGCTGTCCACCTGCTCTTGTTGCTGTGAAGTAGCCCTCCATCGCCCTCActgccttccctcccttctccgctCTACAACAGTGGCAATCTTGCCTGTCTGCTTTGtccccatcgccgccgccatcgtctCATCTCACGTTCTTAATCCACATATGCTCCTGCTTCAGCACTCGCGCCTTTCTCTGTTTGTTACTCACGCTGCCTGTGTTGGAATACAGGTAGAGTAGGCTCATCTCCGGCCCCTCTCCGTCCCTTTCTGATAGTGTCTATACAAGAGTCTTTTTGACACCTTCCCatccgccgccactgctcttcctctcgtcTCTTTCATCCCTTAGGttatatgtatatatacaTCTATAACATATAtgctaccccctccccccgtcacctccaccgcctgGACATACGCCGATCTCTTCTGTCCTCCATGAGGGATGGCACACCATCTCCTATCCCCCTTGGACGCCACGGCGAAACTCCCTGTACGCCAAAAGGAGTTCAAGTTTGATTCCCTCTGCGTGAACGCCGACGACCGCCTCACCGACGGTATGGCGATCAAGTCAGAGGAGCGGCGCGGCTTCCGCCCACACACGAGGCTGCACCCCTCGAACGCAGGGCGTACGCGGGGTCGCACAGGCGGCGCCTTAGAGATAGGCTTCATGGAATCCCTACCTTTCCGNNNNNNNNNNNNNNNNNNNNNNNNNNNNNNNNNNNNNNNNNNNNNNNNNNNNNNNNNNNNNNNNNNNNNNNNNNNNNNNNNNNNNNNNNNNNNNNNNNNNGAATGAGGCACTTGTCGAGGAAAAACCTTCTCACGTTGTCCGGCCTCGCGCACGTCAGCTGCGCGCGTCTGAGGGAAACACAGATCCCCTCTCTATTCCCTGCGTGAAAGCGAAGGGCAGTGTAGCCCGTTCGCTCCACGCAACACCGACCGCGAACCCGTCAACACAGAGCCTGTGGGTGGAAGGCAGTTCTGTGCTCAACCAAGGCGCAGGGCTTGTCTCTGCGGCGGTCGCCCATCGTTCTGACAGCGTTTCACCAGAGTCGCCGCCTCAAGGAGGTGTGGGAGGCGGTGTGTCTGGCGAAGACTCGCGCGCTGTGCGGCGTTGTGAAACTGTTCATGCAGTTCTTCATCGATCGGGGACGTACGCAACTCCTACAAGTATTGGCGATAAAGTGGTCTCCGATGccttggcggtggcgcgctgctCCGTCATAGCAAACGCACTTGCTGGCACGAGGCGGAACGTTGTGCGCACCTTTTGTTCACGACGATTGTGTGCTGCGCGCGACCCTGTGTCGGGCCCTCGTCTACTCCCGAACATTGCACGGCTGGAGAGTCCTAAATTTGCGATGACCTTCTTCTCGAGCGTGCCAGGCGggacggcgtcgtcgctcgATGACTCGTACGCCTCGCCGAGTCACAGCGTTAGCGATTAcctggaggaggaagaagtcCATCGTATCAAGCAGCTCTACTTTGACTATTTTGACTGCGAACCTGTTAGTATTAGCTCTGTGGGGACGTCAGGGAGCGACATGTCGATGTTCGCCTACGGTGCTACTGCATCTCCACGGCCGTCCAGCTCCGTTTCAAGGGGCGACCGCCGTAGCTTCTCTCAGCGCGCTTCCAATACAATGTGAATATGGAGCTGAAGGATGCTTTCTTATTTCATGAGCGTTGGGCGcacgtgcgtgggtgtgtgcgtttgtgctgGTAGCTCTGTATTGTGCTTTCTACGCTTGTTTCCCATTCCTCTCACGCAGTACTACTACTGGGAGGAGGGGCCGCACATGTTCACAGGTGCGTACTTGCATACCAGCGCTTTGCCGCTACACAATCCCATTACTCTTGCGTTTTTGTTGTGTAGTGCTGCATGGGCAATGCAGCCCcaagcgtgtgcgtgtgtacagcGCGCAtgtgcttcttctcctccctgcCCTGTGGCGCTTTTTCCTTCATTCTGCACAGCTGCCGCCTGCCCGCATGCTCTGCCGAAAGAAAACAGGAGACAAAGCAGACAGAACTGCGCCGTACATCTTCCACAGCAAATGACTGTCGCCCTTCTTTGACTTCCCCACTCCCCTGCGCGCTTCACTTTCAGGGCTGCTCTTCCGCACCTCGGCGTCGCTGGAATGTTGGAAAAGGGATAAGGACAAAGGGAAGAAGTGAGGCAGAAAGTGAGGCCCGCAGCGCGGTTACTTCTcttgtcgtcgccgccagtGACGTCTGTATGTACTTGTGAGGCAACTAAAAAGTGGTGTGGCTCACCTTTTGTCATGCTGTGTCGTTGCCCTACGAGTGTCATACACGCTTGAATCGATGCTGCGCaaccaccccctccccctcacccgcTGGGTTCCGCGTTCACAGTCGCTAAGCTGAAGGCGGTTATCCTTCCTGTGACGGCTAGGCAGCTCTCCTGTGCGCATGCAGCGTCGTTGACCACCTCAGCTTCGCATtacacttttttttcttcttttcacctcttctccccgtCGTCATAGCTTCGAGCGGAGCACCTGCTcagtcgccgctgccaactAACGAGTCAGGTACGTTAGGTGGTGTGCGGCTTGTgaagcgagaaggggggagggcggccTTCTCTCTTACACCGGGCCGCGCCGATGCAGCGCGATACGCGCGAGCTAAATCCTGGGCGTGCCGACTTTTGGGAGCACTTCTACGATCCGGAGGCTGGGCGGCTGCAGGAAAAGGAGCTGCACCACCGGAAAGCACACGAAATAGCGCGACGTGGGAGCCTCATGTATCACTACGAGTGGTTTATGGAGTACCCACTGTACGAGGATGCATTGAAGGCCTGTATCCAAACCGTCCCGACGGTGCTCCCCACCCATGGCCCTACCCGCATCCTTCATGCGGGAtgcggcaacagcagttTTTGCGATCatgcagagcagctgctgtcggACCTGGACCctgccctttcctcttcctccacacgTGCGCCTGAGGTGCTCAACGTCGACATCTGCCAGAACTTAATCACTCTTCTCGCGCGCCACTTCCCCTCACGGCTGTATGCGGTGGGCAACTGCTGCGACTTGCACGTGTCGTCTTCGCCATCGGTGCCCTTTTCAAGTGATACTATCTGGTACAGCCGCGACACGGCCTTGCAACTTCACACTGTATTGCAAAGCTCCGTAGATATTGTGTTCGATAAGGGGACTGCAGATGCCCTTCTCAGCGCCTTCGCGGGTGAGTTCAACCCAAACATGGAATCCTACATGGGTGAGATGCTTAAGATTCTTCGTCCAGGCggccttttcttcctcatcTCGATCAACAGTGAGGATGTGGTGAACCCTTACGTACTCTCCGCCGAGGATGGAGTGAAGTCGTTCCAGCTAGCATACATGGATGTGATTGAGCTGGCCTCACAGGATCTTCGGCATGTTCGCGTGGAGACTCTCGGATCCCGCTACAACTGCTACGGGTACACCGTCGTGGCGTCTGCTTCTATAGAGTAGTAGTCATTTCCGTAAGGTGCTGGGCAGTGGTGTCCGTTAAGAATTGAACAAGCAATACGCGAGCACCGACACGCCGAGTAAGTGTGGTGCGTCACCTGCTGAGCGAGACGGcacaaacaaagaaaaaagggcaCGATGCACCCTTCgcttacccccccccctccccctcctctcttcccttggCTCCCGTCCCGAACGACCGTCCTATGTGTCACCAAGCTACATCCTGTTTCCATtggcctcctctctttccgccTACATACCTAAGAATCAACGCGCAGACGGGTCCGCCAAAAGGGGCCGCACATTATTCTGATTTCCATTCGtgtccctcccccgctctcCGCACTCTATCGCCATCATGTCAAGTCGCTACCATTTGTCGTCCGCGCCGGATTCGTCGCCGGCAGAAGCCGCCAAGTACGTTCATCCCGTTTCCGCTCGCGTGCTGCACGCCGCGCCATTTCTTGGGTACATCCCGGTCTTCAGCGTGACTCTCAGGTCATTCCACCCCAAATTTGTGCTTTCGATTTGCTTGCAGCGCTTGTTCGAGAAGGGCCTCGCCAATGGGCTGATGCGACTGTCGATCCAGCCGGTGCTGACGGGCCGCTACGGACTCACTGGCGCCGTGTACCAGCGCCTGTCCACCCTCTACTCGTTGGGTTGGGCCATCAACGCATTTATCACCGTCATGGCGGACACGTTTGCGCTGTTTGGGTACACAAAACGGTGGTACGGCGTTTTGTCGGCggtgggcggcggcgtgttCGCGCTGCTGTACGGGCTTCTGCCGGCGAAGGAGTCGAGCGCGAAGCCTGCCGCCATCTTCATGTTCTTGACGGCACTGTTCATGAGCAACATCGACGTCTTCGCTGTCGCGTTGTACAGCGAGCAAATCCGCTGTCGCCCAGCTGCCGGGCCAGCACTGGTGAGCTGGATGTGGGGCACGGCGCTTATCGGTATTATGATCTCCAGCATAATTCAAGGTCCCCTCTCCGACAATGGGTTAACTCACTTTGGTGTGTACATGACAGCCGCAATCCTGCTGTTATCGGGCCTACTGTTTGTGTTCAACCTGTTCGAGGAGCGACGGAACTGTGCAGCCCGCTTGGAGGACGCCAAGGTGGAGTTTCTTCAGAACGCCAAGAACACGAGCATCGACGGCACGGCCGGCctgccgccatcaccgcagAAGCGAGATGCGAAGCTGACCGCTGATAGTAACAtcaacgaggaggatgacgaggaggaggcagccgcGATGGATGCGCGAGGCTTCGTGCGGCCGCACGTGGACACCTACCTCTGCGGCGCCGTGGAAGTGAACCGAGACGTCATGCTGCGCTACTGGCGGATGGCACTGTTTTGCCTGATCCTCACACTCGGTGTGATAGCGAACGTCGTCGTGAACATCTTTGGCACGCGGTGGGACATTATGTATGCCTGCATCACCGTggaagtggtggtgtgcgTCAGCTCCTTCTTCACGTTGCCGCTGGCCGTTGCAAAAGTTGTGGTGTTCATGTATTTCAACGCCATCTTGTATGTGAACCTCCCAGGCGTGCTGAACACCTTCTACGTGGCAAAGCCAGCATGCCTCCCCGATGGGCCGCACTTTTCGTACACGTTCTACAACGCCATGAATGGCATTCTGGGTAATATTGCCGGCATCAGTGGCACCATGGTGTTCGCGCACCTCTTTCCTAACCACAGCTACCGGTTTGTCATGAGCCTCTCCGCTGTTCTGTTGCCGGCCGCCTCTATGTTCGATCTGATCATCTTGAAACGCTGGAACCTGGCCATTGGTATCCCTGATCACGCCATGTACATTTTTGGTGACGCCATCATCTACGAAGCATGTGATATGCTCCTCAACATGCCCATGATGATGCTCATGTGCCGCATTGCGCCGTGTGGGGCTGAGTCGATGGTGTTTGCGTTGCTCGCGAGTATTTACCACCTCGGCACCTCGACTTCGTCCGCCATAGGTTACCTGCTGATGGAAACGATTTGGCCGGTTGTCACGACAGGCACGTGTGActacagcaacgcgccgtGGCTGGTGATCACTGGGCACATTGTCACACCTGTTCTCATCTTCCCCCTAGCTTACGTTCTCCTCCCATCGGCGCGCATCAGTGACCACATTGACCACACGGGTCGAAAGGTAAGAGAGGTGGAGCTCTCAGAGCGGagtgctgaagcagctgagGAGCCGGTTTCTATCCCAACGAGGCCATGCAGCTAGTAAATCGCTGCTGTTTCGGTTCTCGTTGGACAGCGCAGGGCGAAAGAACCCAGttgaagaagggggggggggtagtcCGATGCACGCTACCTacgctacccccccccccctgtgtAGCTCTGGGCGTATGTCCGCCTGAGCTTGtggctgttttttttttgtttgcccTTTGTTTATTTGTTTGTGTCATTTGTCttctgcggcagcaggaggggggggtccGGTCATCGCgaccctccctcctctcccctgcgGGGTCGCCGCCCTGCTTTCCGGCACCATCCTCTCTATCGTTTATTTATTTGTCCAAGCTGTCTACTCGACGGCTTCGAAGAAGAGCCCTACCTCATTTTCCAGACGCGTGAGAGGCATCCCTATTTTCTT
This DNA window, taken from Leishmania panamensis strain MHOM/PA/94/PSC-1 chromosome 34 sequence, encodes the following:
- the BT1 gene encoding biopterin transporter, putative (TriTrypDB/GeneDB-style sysID: LpmP.34.4980), with amino-acid sequence MSSRYHLSSAPDSSPAEAAKYVHPVSARVLHAAPFLGYIPVFSVTLRSFHPKFVLSICLQRLFEKGLANGLMRLSIQPVLTGRYGLTGAVYQRLSTLYSLGWAINAFITVMADTFALFGYTKRWYGVLSAVGGGVFALLYGLLPAKESSAKPAAIFMFLTALFMSNIDVFAVALYSEQIRCRPAAGPALVSWMWGTALIGIMISSIIQGPLSDNGLTHFGVYMTAAILLLSGLLFVFNLFEERRNCAARLEDAKVEFLQNAKNTSIDGTAGLPPSPQKRDAKLTADSNINEEDDEEEAAAMDARGFVRPHVDTYLCGAVEVNRDVMLRYWRMALFCLILTLGVIANVVVNIFGTRWDIMYACITVEVVVCVSSFFTLPLAVAKVVVFMYFNAILYVNLPGVLNTFYVAKPACLPDGPHFSYTFYNAMNGILGNIAGISGTMVFAHLFPNHSYRFVMSLSAVLLPAASMFDLIILKRWNLAIGIPDHAMYIFGDAIIYEACDMLLNMPMMMLMCRIAPCGAESMVFALLASIYHLGTSTSSAIGYLLMETIWPVVTTGTCDYSNAPWLVITGHIVTPVLIFPLAYVLLPSARISDHIDHTGRKVREVELSERSAEAAEEPVSIPTRPCS